CTACCATGTCTGCTTTGTTTAACCATACAACTAATGATGGTACACCTACTTGACGTGCAAGTAAGATATGCTCACGCGTTTGTGGCATTGGGCCATCTGCTGCACTTACTACTAAGATTCCACCGTCCATTTGTGCTGCACCTGTAATCATGTTCTTTACATAGTCAGCGTGACCTGGGCAGTCTACGTGTGCATAGTGACGATTTTCTGTCTCATACTCTACATGAGAAGTATTGATTGTAATTCCTCTTTCTCTTTCTTCTGGTGCTTTATCGATTTGGTCGAATTTTTGTGCTGTTGCTCCACCTGCTTGAGCTAATACGTTTGTGATTGCTGCTGTTGTTGTTGTTTTACCATGGTCTACGTGACCTATTGTTCCAATATTAATGTGTGGCTTATTTCTTTCAAACTTTGCTTTTGCCATCGTTTATTCCTCCTTAATTAACTAATTAAGCACCTTGCTTTTTAGTAATAATTTCTTCAGCTATACTTTTTGGAACTTCTTCATAATGAGTGAATTGCATTGTATATGTTCCACGTCCTTGTGTTTTAGAACGCAAGTCAGTTGCATATCCAAACATTTCTGATAGTGGTACTAAGCCTCTAATAACTTGAGTATTAGTTCTGGCTTCCATGCCTTCAATTCTACCACGTCTTGAATTCACATCGCCCATTACATCTCCCATGTACTCTTCAGGAACTGTAACTTCAACTTTCATGATAGGTTCAAGAATACAAGGATCTGCTTTTCTTGCTGCTTCTTTAAAGGCCATTGAACCTGCAACTTTAAATGCCATCTCAGATGAGTCAACATCATGATAAGATCCATCTACTAAAGTAGCCTTTACATCAACCGTAGGGTATCCAGCCAAAACACCTGAATCCATAGCTTCTTTGATACCATTATCAATTGGAGCAATATATTCTTTCGGAATTGATCCACCGACAATTTTACTAACAAATTCATAACCTTTACCTGGCTCGTTAGGCGAAAATACTACTACGCAGTGTCCATATTGGCCACGTCCACCAGATTGTCTTACGAACTTTCCTTCAGCTTTGTACTCTTTGCGAATAGTCTCTTTATATGCTACT
The genomic region above belongs to Desulfonispora thiosulfatigenes DSM 11270 and contains:
- a CDS encoding GTP-binding protein, producing MAKAKFERNKPHINIGTIGHVDHGKTTTTAAITNVLAQAGGATAQKFDQIDKAPEERERGITINTSHVEYETENRHYAHVDCPGHADYVKNMITGAAQMDGGILVVSAADGPMPQTREHILLARQVGVPSLVVWLNKADMV